One genomic region from Microcystis panniformis FACHB-1757 encodes:
- a CDS encoding dihem cytochrome c family protein — protein MPSSGQVKSIFFLILFLLSILGGILLASLLQQPAIAQSPASDTVLNRYQIGEQTYLENCATCHIAIAPSILPSQTWKKILENPNSHYGIRLKPIVGITQRLIWDYLSYSSRPLTQTTFVPLLIEQSTYVKVLHPRVNLPTPLGHTTCVSCHPNASRYDYQTLTPIWDDAA, from the coding sequence ATGCCTTCCAGCGGTCAAGTGAAATCGATTTTTTTTCTGATCCTCTTTCTCCTCAGTATTCTAGGGGGTATTCTACTGGCTTCGCTACTTCAACAACCAGCGATCGCCCAATCCCCTGCCTCGGATACAGTGCTGAATCGTTATCAAATTGGAGAGCAAACCTATCTAGAAAATTGTGCCACTTGCCATATTGCCATTGCTCCCAGCATCCTACCGAGTCAAACTTGGAAAAAAATCCTAGAAAATCCTAATTCTCACTATGGTATCCGTTTAAAACCAATTGTTGGCATTACTCAGCGTCTTATCTGGGATTATCTCAGTTATTCTTCCCGCCCTCTTACCCAGACTACTTTTGTTCCCCTCCTAATTGAACAGTCCACCTATGTAAAGGTTTTGCATCCTAGGGTCAATTTACCCACTCCTCTCGGTCATACCACCTGTGTCAGCTGTCATCCTAACGCTTCCCGCTACGATTATCAGACCCTTACCCCCATCTGGGATGATGCAGCCTAA
- a CDS encoding IS5 family transposase, with amino-acid sequence MFISKIMDYQNLSDEQFKRRFGVYKPTYRKMVESVKSVEADSNSPSKRGPKPKLSIEEQVLVTLEYWREYRTYFHIGTSWELSESTICRIVNKTEKMLLQSGNFRLKGKKALLNQAEIPVVTVMDVTETPIERPKKKQKDFLGGKRGYHTLKSQLVADQNTEEIICVFCGKGRGHDFSLFKKSRVRFHPLTTSIEDSGYQGIAAYHSNSYTPKKKSKNRKLTELEKEYNKALAKERIIIEPINRKLKIFKILSCKYRNRRRRYSLRVNLLAAIYNCELGIGIAAS; translated from the coding sequence ATGTTTATTAGCAAAATTATGGATTATCAAAACTTATCAGATGAACAATTCAAACGCCGTTTCGGTGTGTATAAACCAACATATAGAAAGATGGTAGAATCAGTAAAAAGTGTTGAAGCCGACTCTAATTCACCATCTAAAAGGGGACCGAAACCTAAACTATCTATAGAAGAACAAGTTTTAGTAACGTTAGAATATTGGCGAGAATATAGAACATATTTTCACATTGGTACAAGCTGGGAACTATCAGAATCAACTATATGTCGGATTGTAAATAAGACGGAAAAAATGCTTTTACAATCGGGAAACTTCCGTTTAAAAGGAAAAAAAGCTTTACTCAATCAAGCAGAGATACCGGTCGTAACGGTAATGGATGTAACGGAAACTCCCATTGAACGCCCCAAAAAGAAACAGAAAGATTTTTTGGGGGGTAAAAGAGGTTATCATACTTTAAAATCCCAATTAGTAGCTGATCAAAATACCGAGGAAATTATCTGTGTCTTTTGTGGGAAAGGTAGAGGTCATGATTTTAGTTTATTTAAAAAAAGTCGAGTTCGTTTTCATCCTTTAACTACCAGCATAGAAGACAGTGGTTATCAGGGAATAGCTGCATACCATAGTAATAGTTATACACCGAAAAAGAAATCGAAAAATAGAAAATTAACAGAGTTAGAAAAAGAGTATAACAAGGCTTTAGCCAAAGAAAGGATTATCATTGAACCTATAAATAGGAAACTCAAAATCTTTAAAATCTTATCCTGTAAATATCGGAATCGTCGTCGAAGATATAGTTTAAGAGTTAACTTGTTGGCGGCTATTTATAACTGTGAGTTAGGGATAGGTATAGCAGCTTCTTAA
- a CDS encoding helix-turn-helix domain-containing protein — translation MTGIMSQLSPLQAEQIKEIGTYLRQKREESCLSIDDIAALTMIRVPMLEALETGNWEKLPELIYVKGFIKRYGDALKIDGKALADRLSPSAEQLAQEVTIPKKLPTKATPLPKAEPAAPKVEPVKPEKPALETSPQLAKSTFFGMYLWLGLLAGIFCGIGYLFLRPPLSNPPAVTPSPSPVGSPAPVVSPALVGSPSPSPQPKVPLSAQVTIEQAAWVRVIADGKKVHEGNLQPGTKQTWTAQKSLNIRSGNAGGVKISLNQKPAQLMGKAGQIGEITLTAPPLSDQ, via the coding sequence ATGACTGGAATTATGAGTCAACTCAGTCCCCTACAAGCCGAACAAATCAAGGAAATCGGGACTTATTTACGTCAAAAACGGGAAGAAAGCTGCCTGAGCATAGACGATATCGCCGCCCTGACGATGATTAGAGTACCAATGCTAGAAGCGTTGGAAACGGGGAATTGGGAGAAATTACCAGAATTAATTTATGTCAAGGGATTTATCAAACGCTACGGTGATGCTCTAAAAATTGATGGTAAAGCTTTAGCCGATCGCTTGTCTCCTAGTGCGGAACAATTAGCTCAAGAGGTAACTATTCCGAAAAAACTGCCCACAAAAGCTACCCCTCTCCCCAAGGCTGAACCCGCTGCCCCAAAAGTGGAACCGGTGAAACCAGAAAAACCAGCCCTGGAAACTAGCCCCCAACTGGCTAAATCAACCTTTTTCGGGATGTATCTCTGGCTAGGCTTGCTGGCGGGCATATTTTGTGGTATTGGCTATCTTTTCCTCCGTCCCCCTCTCTCTAACCCCCCTGCCGTTACTCCCTCTCCTTCCCCCGTGGGTTCCCCCGCACCAGTAGTCTCTCCTGCACTGGTAGGCTCTCCCTCCCCTTCTCCTCAGCCAAAAGTTCCCCTCTCAGCCCAGGTAACTATTGAACAGGCCGCTTGGGTAAGGGTAATTGCCGATGGCAAAAAAGTCCATGAAGGCAATCTCCAACCCGGGACTAAACAAACTTGGACAGCCCAAAAGAGTTTAAATATTCGATCGGGCAATGCTGGCGGTGTTAAAATCTCTCTTAACCAAAAACCTGCCCAATTAATGGGTAAAGCTGGCCAAATTGGCGAAATCACCCTAACTGCACCCCCTCTCAGTGATCAGTAA
- a CDS encoding ISL3 family transposase: MWINFDQLLDLPNVTVVNYQKIAQTIFLKLALLNETIECPNCHQTLDRINQTEYNLVRDLSILGNPVYLEVPRRQFHCQKCQKYISERLSFMRLRQHHTIRYESMIYERVKNCSIEEISREEGLGWSEVELIFNHCAKELEKEEWEAPERISLDEFSNLKGHKDFITTVVDMDKKILLDVIKGHKQEELMEALKAQPDAVREKVKEVSVDMWSGFTAVIKELFPNAKIIYDRFHVMAIINDELNKLRKLMGVHEKGLPHLLWKNKEDLKDEQKQQLEVILKEHPCLGIAWEMKEEIRQIYQSSRTFRGAERKLEKWIRIGGILYESSARMIQKHLPGICNYFENQTTNGLIEGMNTKIKLIKRMSYGFTNFEHLRLKLFACFNS; encoded by the coding sequence ATGTGGATAAATTTTGATCAACTCCTCGATTTACCAAATGTAACAGTGGTCAATTATCAAAAAATTGCTCAGACAATTTTCCTAAAGCTTGCTCTTTTAAATGAAACAATTGAATGTCCGAATTGCCATCAAACCTTAGACAGAATCAATCAGACAGAGTATAATCTAGTCAGAGACTTGTCAATATTAGGTAATCCAGTATATTTAGAAGTACCACGCCGTCAGTTTCATTGTCAAAAGTGCCAAAAGTATATCAGCGAAAGACTGAGTTTTATGAGATTAAGACAGCATCATACAATTCGCTATGAATCGATGATTTATGAGAGAGTAAAAAATTGTAGCATCGAAGAAATAAGTCGAGAAGAAGGGTTAGGATGGTCAGAAGTTGAGTTAATATTTAATCACTGTGCTAAAGAACTAGAAAAGGAAGAGTGGGAAGCACCAGAACGAATAAGCTTAGATGAATTTAGTAACTTAAAAGGACATAAAGATTTCATCACAACGGTCGTAGATATGGACAAGAAAATTTTACTAGATGTGATTAAAGGACATAAGCAAGAAGAATTAATGGAAGCCTTAAAAGCACAGCCAGACGCAGTTCGGGAGAAAGTGAAAGAAGTGAGCGTCGATATGTGGTCAGGATTTACAGCAGTGATCAAGGAATTATTTCCCAATGCTAAAATCATCTATGACCGTTTTCATGTAATGGCTATCATCAATGACGAGCTTAATAAATTGAGAAAGTTAATGGGGGTGCATGAAAAAGGATTACCTCATTTATTATGGAAGAATAAAGAGGACTTAAAGGACGAGCAAAAACAACAACTAGAAGTTATTCTGAAAGAACATCCATGCTTAGGAATAGCCTGGGAAATGAAAGAAGAAATTAGACAAATTTATCAAAGTAGTAGAACGTTCAGAGGTGCTGAGAGAAAATTGGAAAAATGGATAAGAATAGGCGGGATATTATATGAAAGTAGTGCCAGGATGATCCAGAAGCATTTGCCAGGTATTTGTAATTACTTTGAAAATCAGACAACCAACGGATTAATTGAGGGAATGAATACCAAAATAAAGCTTATTAAAAGAATGAGTTATGGATTTACCAATTTTGAACATCTTCGACTTAAGCTGTTTGCTTGCTTTAATTCATAA
- a CDS encoding ABC-F family ATP-binding cassette domain-containing protein translates to MLRLERISKIYPTGEVLKDVTWEVKTGDRIGLVGVNGAGKSTQLKIIMGEVEPTAGEIIRPTSLHIGYLTQEFEVDPRRTVREEFWTVFQEANQVHHQLIEIPQRMEKADPEELDRLIHQLDRLQRQFEALDGYGLEARIEKILPEMGFTSDDGDRLVSSFSGGWQMRMSLGKILLQTPDILLLDEPTNHLDLETIEWLEKFLKDLTTPMVIVSHDREFLDRLCTKIVETERGVSTTYLGNYSAYLQQKYEQQSAQLSAYERQQKELEKQQAFVDRFRASATRSTQAKSREKQLEKVEKIEAPIADVRTLKFQFPPAVRSGREVVTIKNIVHIYDDKILFLGANLEIERGDRVAFLGPNGAGKSTLLRLIVGLEAPTEGSIEIGKHNVIPSYFEQNQAEALDLTKTVLDTIHDEVPDWKDVEVRSLLGRFLFSGETVLKKVESLSGGEKARLALAKMLLAPANLLILDEPTNHLDIPAKEMLESALKVYEGTVLIVSHDRYFISQVANKIVEIRDGELIVYAGDYHYYLEKLDEEKQKAEQKRIEAEKAAKAAAKRAKQKAKKG, encoded by the coding sequence ATGCTACGACTAGAGAGAATTAGTAAGATTTACCCGACGGGAGAAGTGTTAAAAGATGTCACTTGGGAAGTAAAAACTGGCGATCGCATCGGGTTGGTGGGAGTCAATGGGGCCGGAAAATCCACCCAGCTGAAAATTATTATGGGGGAAGTGGAACCCACCGCCGGGGAGATCATCCGTCCTACCAGTCTCCATATCGGCTATCTTACCCAAGAATTTGAAGTGGATCCCCGTCGGACGGTACGGGAGGAATTTTGGACGGTGTTTCAAGAAGCGAATCAAGTCCACCATCAACTAATAGAAATTCCCCAGCGCATGGAAAAAGCTGATCCCGAAGAATTAGATCGCTTAATTCATCAATTGGATCGCCTACAAAGACAATTTGAAGCGTTAGATGGTTACGGATTAGAAGCGCGCATCGAGAAAATTTTACCAGAAATGGGCTTTACTAGCGATGACGGCGATCGCTTGGTAAGTTCCTTTAGTGGTGGTTGGCAAATGCGGATGAGTTTAGGTAAAATTCTCCTGCAAACTCCCGATATTTTACTCCTCGATGAACCGACTAACCATTTAGACTTAGAAACCATTGAATGGTTAGAAAAATTCCTCAAGGATTTAACCACTCCCATGGTCATAGTTTCCCACGACCGGGAATTTCTTGATCGTCTCTGTACCAAAATTGTCGAAACTGAAAGGGGAGTTTCTACCACTTATTTAGGTAATTATTCTGCCTACCTACAGCAAAAATACGAACAACAATCTGCTCAGTTAAGTGCCTACGAACGTCAGCAAAAAGAACTAGAAAAACAGCAAGCTTTCGTGGATCGGTTCCGGGCCAGTGCCACCCGCAGTACCCAAGCAAAAAGCCGGGAAAAACAATTAGAAAAGGTAGAAAAAATTGAAGCACCAATTGCCGATGTGCGTACCTTAAAATTCCAGTTTCCTCCAGCAGTGCGTAGTGGTCGGGAAGTGGTAACTATTAAAAATATTGTTCACATTTACGATGATAAAATTCTCTTTTTGGGAGCAAATCTGGAAATAGAAAGGGGCGATCGAGTGGCGTTTTTAGGACCAAATGGTGCAGGAAAATCCACGCTTTTACGTTTAATTGTTGGGTTAGAAGCTCCCACAGAAGGCTCGATCGAAATCGGTAAACACAACGTTATTCCTAGTTATTTTGAGCAGAACCAAGCGGAAGCTTTAGACCTAACTAAAACTGTTTTAGATACCATTCATGATGAAGTTCCCGATTGGAAAGATGTGGAGGTTCGCAGTCTTTTAGGGCGATTTTTATTCAGTGGGGAAACGGTATTAAAAAAAGTAGAATCTTTGAGTGGTGGCGAAAAAGCGCGTCTTGCTTTAGCCAAGATGTTACTTGCTCCCGCTAACTTATTAATTCTCGATGAACCCACTAATCACCTCGATATTCCCGCCAAGGAAATGTTAGAATCGGCTTTAAAAGTTTATGAAGGCACGGTTTTAATTGTTTCCCATGATCGTTATTTTATCTCCCAGGTAGCTAACAAAATTGTCGAGATTCGGGATGGGGAATTAATTGTCTATGCAGGAGATTATCACTATTATCTAGAAAAACTAGACGAAGAAAAACAAAAAGCCGAACAAAAACGCATTGAAGCAGAAAAAGCCGCTAAAGCTGCCGCGAAACGGGCTAAACAAAAGGCCAAAAAAGGTTAG
- a CDS encoding DUF4079 domain-containing protein, translated as MNFEIPSAVKTWSQFGHPILMWVLLGLTIYALYSGLQWRRTRTADKDLKKELLPKDFRTKHYQIGSLILALMVLGTIGGMAVTYINNGKLFVGPHLLAGLGMVGLISISAALVPLMQKGNELARITHITLNAVILGLFGWQAFTGMDIVQRILSKM; from the coding sequence ATGAACTTCGAGATTCCCAGTGCCGTAAAAACTTGGTCACAATTTGGCCATCCCATTCTCATGTGGGTTTTATTAGGATTAACTATCTATGCCCTCTATTCGGGGCTACAATGGCGACGGACGCGTACAGCAGATAAAGACCTAAAAAAAGAATTATTGCCCAAGGATTTTCGCACTAAACACTATCAAATTGGCTCCCTAATCCTCGCTTTAATGGTATTGGGGACGATCGGGGGTATGGCGGTGACTTATATTAATAACGGTAAATTATTTGTCGGTCCCCATCTGCTGGCGGGTTTAGGGATGGTGGGTTTAATCTCGATCAGTGCCGCTTTAGTACCTTTAATGCAAAAAGGCAATGAATTGGCCAGAATCACCCATATTACCCTTAATGCCGTCATTTTAGGTCTTTTTGGCTGGCAAGCCTTCACGGGAATGGATATAGTCCAGCGTATTCTCAGCAAAATGTAA
- a CDS encoding transposase, producing MKTENRIFSQVYSYLEQGSRFVDKRHLTVLSWMVTALLSSQSLNQARWEPFVQSRAEQANSYQRRWNRFCQNGRVAVEKIYIPLILKAIETWKEKGERLYLAIDTTLLWNQYCFVYLAVVCGGRAVPLMWMGLEHGSASLAFEKYEPLLDRAKGYLQGFENVMLLADRGFANQQLIQWLRKNTWHWCLRLPCDTLIYGVRRRGFGYEVRELYPPKRQACFDRNVQVWQEARITAHLALASVPGVKDN from the coding sequence ATGAAAACCGAGAACAGAATCTTCTCCCAAGTTTATTCCTATCTAGAACAAGGAAGCCGATTTGTGGATAAAAGACATTTAACCGTCCTCAGTTGGATGGTGACAGCCCTACTCAGTAGTCAAAGTCTCAATCAAGCCAGATGGGAACCCTTTGTACAAAGCAGAGCCGAACAAGCCAATAGTTATCAGAGACGGTGGAATCGCTTTTGCCAGAATGGAAGAGTAGCGGTGGAAAAGATATACATCCCCTTAATATTGAAAGCCATCGAGACTTGGAAGGAGAAGGGGGAAAGACTGTATCTAGCAATAGATACCACTCTGTTGTGGAATCAATACTGCTTTGTCTATCTAGCGGTGGTCTGCGGGGGGAGAGCCGTCCCCTTGATGTGGATGGGATTAGAACATGGTAGTGCCAGCCTAGCTTTTGAGAAATACGAACCCTTGTTGGACAGAGCCAAAGGCTATCTTCAGGGCTTTGAGAATGTCATGCTGTTAGCCGACCGAGGCTTTGCCAATCAGCAATTAATTCAATGGCTCAGGAAAAATACTTGGCATTGGTGTCTTCGCTTACCTTGCGATACCCTCATTTACGGTGTTCGCCGTCGGGGTTTTGGCTATGAGGTCAGAGAACTCTATCCTCCCAAACGGCAAGCCTGCTTTGATCGCAACGTTCAAGTCTGGCAGGAGGCTAGAATCACTGCTCATCTTGCTTTAGCCTCTGTTCCAGGGGTTAAGGATAATTAG
- a CDS encoding peroxiredoxin — MAAIKVGDRVPNFSLPSQTGATVNVSDLIGKKSLVIYFYPKDDTPGCTAESCAFRDSYEVFTDAGAEVIGISADSPQSHQQFAQKYNLPFTLLSDSDNRVRKLFGVPSTLFVLPGRVTYIIDQEGIVRHIFDSMLDFKAHVTESLNTIKSF; from the coding sequence ATGGCAGCTATAAAAGTAGGCGATCGAGTTCCCAATTTTTCTCTCCCTTCCCAAACAGGGGCAACGGTTAATGTCAGCGATTTAATCGGTAAAAAATCCCTGGTAATTTATTTCTATCCCAAAGATGACACTCCGGGTTGTACCGCAGAATCCTGCGCTTTCCGCGATAGTTACGAAGTGTTTACCGATGCGGGTGCGGAAGTTATTGGTATTAGTGCCGATAGTCCCCAATCTCATCAACAATTTGCCCAAAAATATAATCTTCCCTTCACCCTTTTAAGTGATAGCGATAACCGAGTCCGTAAATTATTCGGTGTTCCCTCTACCTTATTCGTCCTCCCCGGACGAGTTACCTATATCATTGATCAAGAGGGAATCGTCAGACATATTTTCGATTCTATGTTAGATTTTAAAGCTCACGTTACCGAATCTTTGAACACGATTAAATCTTTTTAG
- a CDS encoding CHAT domain-containing protein → MEDPIDGLKNLESMTVNPDKHTLNVTWIERESKLLYTIFPANRLGEWEKTIPNIQQQIEDDLRSLNAFLTEVVQQGNPSDERWESICFNLQSVGANLFEMLIPSEVAKKVRDWKIGSPVIISTNEQWIPWELMYDGEDFWGKKFIIARSPRLSDSQDLPDKNRPESKGKRQIKRIVNIVGGDVPSSEAERATHLFSNLLPPEAVQLLAKQPISSLVKAIPGTDALHFTCHGHLEPHLLQIAGDKNKTRIENLLPETILRLPLEPGSLVFANACASTVPVLTFGKFSSFGWKFYQRGADAFIGTLGAVPVKYAFNFAEIVYRELFNPDEKITIGQAVAKAKEVAANERNLFWLLYCIYGDPDFSIVQQKNSKEEDHAN, encoded by the coding sequence ATGGAAGACCCAATTGATGGTCTCAAAAACTTAGAAAGTATGACGGTTAATCCCGATAAACATACACTTAATGTTACGTGGATTGAGAGAGAAAGTAAATTACTCTATACTATCTTCCCAGCGAATCGATTAGGCGAGTGGGAGAAAACAATTCCTAATATTCAGCAACAAATTGAAGATGATTTGCGAAGTTTGAATGCTTTCCTGACAGAAGTAGTTCAACAAGGAAACCCCTCTGATGAGCGTTGGGAGAGTATCTGTTTCAATCTTCAGAGTGTTGGCGCTAACTTGTTCGAGATGTTAATTCCCTCTGAAGTAGCAAAAAAAGTGCGAGATTGGAAGATTGGTTCTCCTGTCATTATCTCCACTAATGAACAGTGGATTCCTTGGGAATTAATGTACGACGGCGAAGATTTTTGGGGAAAGAAGTTTATTATTGCTCGCTCTCCTCGCCTCAGCGATAGTCAAGATTTACCAGATAAAAATAGACCTGAAAGTAAGGGAAAAAGACAAATCAAGCGGATTGTCAATATTGTCGGTGGAGATGTACCTTCCTCGGAAGCAGAGCGAGCTACCCATCTATTCTCTAATCTTCTCCCCCCGGAAGCGGTACAATTGTTAGCTAAACAGCCAATTTCGTCCCTTGTAAAAGCTATTCCAGGCACAGATGCGCTTCATTTTACCTGTCACGGACATTTAGAACCGCACCTACTCCAAATTGCTGGCGATAAAAACAAAACCCGAATTGAAAACTTGCTCCCTGAAACCATTCTAAGGCTACCCCTTGAGCCAGGTAGTCTTGTGTTTGCTAACGCCTGTGCTTCAACCGTTCCCGTGTTAACCTTTGGAAAATTTAGCAGTTTTGGCTGGAAATTTTATCAGCGTGGTGCAGATGCTTTCATTGGAACTTTAGGAGCCGTACCAGTGAAATATGCCTTCAACTTTGCCGAAATTGTTTACCGTGAATTATTCAACCCAGATGAGAAAATTACTATCGGACAGGCTGTAGCCAAAGCCAAAGAAGTTGCAGCCAATGAGAGAAACTTATTTTGGCTACTGTATTGTATTTATGGCGATCCAGATTTCTCGATTGTGCAGCAAAAAAATTCCAAGGAGGAAGACCATGCCAATTAA
- a CDS encoding ATP phosphoribosyltransferase regulatory subunit, with amino-acid sequence MIHQPPAGTRDLLPLEVTQKGWINDRLQSVFQRWGYQRIVTSTIEWLDTLTAGGAIDPSTVIQLHGDSQGLSGLRPELTASIARSAVTRMSGESYPQRLCYRANVFRRPSAGYHGRQVEFYQAGVELLFSGGLLADAEILLLLADCFDSLAVPNWQIILGEAGLTRSLLSPFPDPLREQVKRCLALLDYVSLENLPYPNEILRQQARQLFHLRGNPEDVLAQVALLAQEESAQKAVNNLKSLVELLNADRSSPFPLILDLSLIQTFDYYTGIVFKAVSDHQQNLSILGQGGRYDQLLGVFHPQGQSAPGIGFSLNIEELHGSLLSGQTLPTQAPPLDWLLVPLGNNAQIATFSKARSLRTSDPNLRVAIDLGGRSEAQIRTYARDRMIKNLAWVQEDGSVIEESL; translated from the coding sequence ATGATTCATCAACCCCCGGCGGGGACAAGGGATTTATTACCCCTAGAAGTTACCCAAAAAGGCTGGATTAACGATCGCCTTCAGTCTGTCTTTCAGCGTTGGGGCTATCAAAGGATCGTCACCTCCACCATTGAATGGCTCGATACCCTCACCGCAGGCGGTGCGATCGATCCCAGCACCGTGATCCAACTGCACGGGGATAGTCAAGGACTATCGGGATTACGCCCCGAATTAACCGCTTCCATTGCCCGTAGTGCCGTCACCCGCATGAGTGGGGAGTCCTATCCCCAACGTCTCTGTTATCGGGCCAACGTTTTTCGTCGCCCTAGTGCCGGTTATCACGGTCGTCAAGTGGAATTCTATCAAGCGGGGGTAGAACTGCTCTTTTCTGGCGGTTTACTAGCCGATGCCGAGATTTTACTGCTCCTGGCCGACTGTTTCGATAGTTTGGCCGTCCCTAACTGGCAGATTATTTTAGGAGAAGCGGGTTTGACTCGTTCGCTACTTTCTCCCTTTCCGGATCCCTTACGGGAACAGGTGAAACGCTGTTTAGCCCTCCTCGACTACGTTAGCCTCGAAAATCTTCCCTATCCCAACGAAATCCTCCGGCAGCAAGCCCGACAATTATTTCATCTGCGCGGTAATCCTGAGGATGTCCTCGCACAAGTGGCCCTATTAGCCCAGGAAGAATCAGCCCAAAAAGCCGTTAATAACCTTAAATCCCTAGTAGAGCTGCTTAATGCTGATCGCTCTAGTCCTTTCCCCCTAATTCTCGATTTAAGTCTCATTCAAACCTTTGATTACTACACCGGCATCGTTTTTAAGGCGGTTAGTGATCACCAGCAAAATCTCAGTATTTTAGGCCAGGGCGGACGCTATGATCAATTATTGGGCGTTTTTCATCCCCAAGGCCAATCGGCTCCGGGTATCGGTTTTTCCCTGAATATCGAAGAACTGCACGGAAGTCTATTATCGGGGCAGACTTTACCCACTCAAGCTCCCCCCCTCGACTGGTTGCTTGTCCCTTTGGGTAATAACGCCCAGATAGCGACTTTTAGTAAAGCTCGCTCCCTTCGCACCAGTGATCCTAATCTGAGGGTGGCGATCGATTTAGGTGGTCGCAGCGAGGCACAAATTCGCACCTATGCCCGCGATCGAATGATTAAAAATCTCGCCTGGGTGCAAGAAGATGGTTCCGTGATCGAAGAATCTCTCTAA
- a CDS encoding CocE/NonD family hydrolase gives MITKDGISLAADIYLPDSRESFPILLMRQPYGKTIASTVVYAHPSWYARQGYIVVIQDVRGRGNSTGNFNLFAHEISDGLETIEWVLTIPNNTGVVGMYGFSYQGMTQLYAATNGHAALKTICPAMIAHDLYRDWGYENEAFNLQYNLAWAIQLAAETARLKGDETAYQKLWVASRNLPLFYPIAASPQILQDLAADSFYHDWITRYLPDDYWQNLSPQNLLKNIDLPMLHIGGWFDPHLRGTLGLYQEMQARSIYPQQLIIGAWTHLPWGRKVGEIDYGQEAISPVDKMQLQWFDYFLKGQETELLKNPPMYLFQMGSNQWRYLEKFPRENQQIYYLASQGLANLREDEGKLSAILLEPAIEDTIVHDPWRPVPSLGGHSALPGGIFDRTMLDCRSDVITYTSPPLGKDLTILGSPRLDCYCQADAVSFDICAVVSQVTPDGRVFNITQGYKRVNNPESPLNIAMQATFITIPQGHSLRLSLSASCFPAHPVNAGTGSYPHASRAINFSIITIKVFCQGNFPAKLLLPLVGES, from the coding sequence TTGATCACCAAAGATGGCATTAGTTTAGCTGCCGATATTTATCTTCCCGATAGTAGGGAATCTTTTCCCATTTTACTAATGCGACAACCCTACGGAAAAACGATCGCTTCCACGGTGGTTTATGCCCATCCTAGCTGGTATGCACGTCAGGGTTATATTGTAGTAATTCAGGATGTCCGGGGACGGGGAAACTCGACGGGAAATTTTAATTTATTTGCCCATGAAATTAGCGACGGATTAGAAACCATTGAATGGGTTTTAACTATTCCTAATAATACGGGTGTGGTGGGAATGTATGGTTTTTCCTATCAGGGAATGACTCAATTATACGCCGCTACTAATGGTCATGCTGCTTTAAAAACTATTTGCCCAGCAATGATAGCTCACGATTTATATCGAGATTGGGGCTATGAAAATGAAGCATTTAATTTACAATATAATCTCGCTTGGGCAATACAATTAGCGGCGGAAACAGCTAGATTAAAAGGGGACGAAACTGCCTATCAAAAACTCTGGGTAGCTTCCCGAAATTTACCCCTTTTTTATCCTATTGCTGCCTCTCCCCAAATTCTGCAAGATTTAGCTGCTGATTCTTTTTATCACGATTGGATTACTCGTTATCTTCCCGATGACTATTGGCAAAATTTATCACCGCAAAACCTGTTAAAAAATATCGATTTACCGATGTTACATATCGGGGGTTGGTTCGATCCTCATCTCCGGGGAACTTTGGGTTTATACCAAGAAATGCAAGCGCGTTCTATCTATCCCCAACAGCTAATTATTGGTGCTTGGACTCATCTACCCTGGGGGAGAAAAGTAGGAGAGATAGATTATGGTCAAGAGGCAATTAGTCCCGTGGATAAAATGCAGCTGCAATGGTTTGATTATTTCTTAAAAGGTCAGGAAACGGAATTATTAAAAAATCCTCCTATGTATCTATTTCAAATGGGGTCTAATCAATGGCGATATCTGGAGAAGTTTCCCAGAGAAAATCAGCAAATTTATTATCTTGCTAGTCAAGGTTTAGCCAATCTGCGCGAGGATGAGGGGAAATTAAGCGCGATTTTGTTAGAACCTGCGATCGAGGATACCATCGTTCACGATCCTTGGCGACCAGTGCCATCTTTAGGAGGTCATAGCGCCCTACCGGGGGGAATATTCGACCGCACCATGCTAGACTGTCGCAGTGATGTGATTACCTACACTTCTCCCCCCCTAGGGAAAGATTTAACGATTTTGGGCAGTCCCCGTCTGGATTGTTATTGTCAAGCAGATGCGGTTAGTTTCGATATCTGCGCGGTGGTTTCTCAAGTTACCCCCGATGGTCGGGTTTTTAATATCACTCAGGGTTATAAACGGGTAAATAATCCCGAATCGCCCCTAAATATTGCCATGCAAGCCACTTTTATCACTATTCCTCAAGGTCATAGCTTGCGTTTGAGTCTCAGTGCCTCTTGCTTTCCTGCACATCCCGTCAATGCGGGGACCGGCAGCTATCCCCACGCGAGTCGGGCGATCAATTTTTCTATTATCACAATTAAGGTTTTTTGTCAAGGAAATTTTCCTGCAAAATTGTTATTACCTTTAGTCGGGGAAAGCTAA